A genome region from bacterium includes the following:
- a CDS encoding secreted hydrolase, translating into MQRDEDWKRYPYALVAGDPELVFPAAEGDQGAESNTYYVAGRLRGRTSGREWAFLVIFTFNHVRKLLRADFYTLALFDLGSGDYGTFSETDLPRPPRIRRRHKLSVARGHLDLAFRGAEGTSTWATRRRADGTLEPFSYAVALHGRDADGRRMHLELALDTGKPPMPVGGLQAGGVKTCMGQYGTHSYFQSDVRFRGTLAWGDAREEVEGDSGWIDRQWTPRHLGSHNDWRNRRYRHEWRQIHLDNGMELSVWLHVDRMRGNRPIPFSGATAATPDGRVVATSELTIERHSWVRDPGRVRPRSRLTRGAQYLADRYRLIVPAWELDVCSEPLVPAPAHVLPIEYWSGPTRVRGAVGGRPVRGLGFHERTWVFARDFELVDVLRGTLRHLPADAFPAASPGPLALSDQAWEVDAFLSHGGRAAARAHLRNRLRPHVEALAEPHRGHVLRIMADLDATLR; encoded by the coding sequence ATGCAGCGCGACGAGGACTGGAAGCGGTATCCGTACGCCCTGGTCGCGGGCGATCCGGAGCTCGTCTTCCCCGCCGCCGAGGGGGATCAGGGCGCCGAGTCGAACACCTACTACGTCGCCGGACGGCTGCGCGGCCGGACCAGCGGACGCGAGTGGGCGTTCCTCGTCATCTTCACCTTCAACCACGTGCGCAAGCTGCTGCGCGCCGACTTCTACACCCTGGCGCTGTTCGACCTCGGCAGCGGCGACTACGGCACCTTCTCGGAGACCGACCTGCCGCGTCCACCGCGCATCCGCCGCCGGCACAAGCTGTCGGTGGCGCGCGGCCATCTCGACCTCGCCTTCCGCGGCGCCGAGGGCACCAGCACCTGGGCGACGCGACGCCGCGCCGACGGCACCCTGGAACCGTTCAGCTACGCCGTCGCCCTGCACGGCCGCGACGCCGACGGGCGGCGCATGCACCTCGAGCTGGCGCTGGACACCGGCAAGCCGCCGATGCCGGTGGGCGGCCTGCAGGCCGGCGGCGTCAAGACCTGCATGGGGCAGTACGGCACCCACTCGTACTTCCAGAGCGACGTCCGCTTCCGCGGCACGCTGGCATGGGGCGACGCGCGCGAGGAGGTCGAGGGCGACTCGGGCTGGATCGACCGGCAGTGGACGCCGCGCCACCTCGGCAGCCACAACGACTGGCGCAATCGCCGCTACCGTCACGAGTGGCGGCAGATCCATCTCGACAACGGCATGGAGCTGAGCGTCTGGCTGCACGTCGACCGCATGCGCGGCAACCGTCCGATCCCGTTCAGCGGCGCCACCGCCGCGACCCCGGACGGCCGCGTCGTCGCCACCAGCGAGCTCACCATCGAACGCCACTCGTGGGTGCGCGACCCGGGGCGGGTGCGGCCGCGCAGCCGGCTGACCCGCGGCGCCCAGTACCTGGCCGACCGCTACCGGCTGATCGTCCCCGCCTGGGAGCTCGACGTGTGCTCCGAGCCGCTCGTGCCGGCGCCGGCGCACGTGCTGCCGATCGAATACTGGAGCGGGCCGACGCGCGTCCGCGGCGCCGTCGGCGGCCGGCCGGTGCGCGGCCTCGGCTTCCACGAGCGCACCTGGGTGTTCGCGCGCGATTTCGAGCTGGTCGACGTGCTGCGCGGCACCCTGCGCCACCTGCCGGCGGACGCCTTCCCCGCCGCGTCGCCCGGACCGCTGGCGCTGAGCGACCAGGCCTGGGAGGTCGACGCGTTCCTCAGCCACGGCGGCCGCGCCGCCGCGCGCGCCCACCTGCGGAATCGGCTGCGGCCGCACGTCGAGGCCCTCGCCGAACCGCATCGCGGCCACGTCCTGCGGATCATGGCCGACCTCGACGCGACGCTGCGCTGA
- a CDS encoding antibiotic biosynthesis monooxygenase: MITIVARMRIKADKTADAERALLDMIEYVRANEPGTLRYTLHRGIGDAAQLLMYEQYADQAAVDAHGTSARIQQLFATLGPLLEGQPSIEMFTEVGGKK, encoded by the coding sequence ATGATCACCATCGTGGCCAGGATGCGCATCAAGGCCGACAAGACGGCCGACGCGGAGCGGGCGCTGCTCGACATGATCGAGTACGTGCGCGCCAACGAGCCGGGGACGCTGCGCTACACGCTGCACCGCGGCATCGGCGACGCCGCGCAACTGTTGATGTACGAGCAGTACGCGGACCAGGCGGCGGTCGACGCGCACGGCACCAGCGCGCGCATCCAGCAACTGTTCGCGACGCTCGGACCGCTGCTCGAGGGGCAGCCGTCGATCGAGATGTTCACCGAAGTCGGCGGCAAGAAGTGA
- a CDS encoding Zn-dependent alcohol dehydrogenase has product MVKGACMYAFNEPLKVESFTLKSPREDEVLVKVVASGVCHSDLSVLQAKLPMPPPCILGHEGAGIVEEVGKGVTHLKPGDHVVLAWVQPCGRCHYCVHAKPHLCEAGLQSAMAGEDFVFEKDGMPISRMAGVGSFADHTVVKANAAIKIREDAPLDRACLVGCGVMTGVGAAINTARVQPGDVVAVWGCGGVGLNVIQGAALAGAARIIAVDVVPSKLEMAKQFGATDVVNGKETDAAMAIRELTGGLGVDYAFEVIGAAPVVSEAYNSLKRGGKVVVVGVPAMGTDLTIPGFSLTLEEKGVIGSLYGSGNLHRDMVKLIDLYMSKKLKIDELVSRTIKLDDVNAAFTAMEKGEVARSVIAY; this is encoded by the coding sequence ATGGTCAAGGGCGCATGCATGTACGCATTCAACGAGCCGCTGAAGGTCGAGTCCTTCACGCTCAAGAGTCCGCGCGAGGATGAGGTGCTGGTGAAGGTGGTCGCCAGCGGCGTCTGCCACTCGGATCTCTCGGTGCTCCAGGCGAAGCTGCCGATGCCGCCGCCGTGCATCCTCGGGCACGAGGGCGCGGGCATCGTCGAGGAGGTCGGCAAGGGCGTGACGCATCTCAAGCCGGGCGACCACGTCGTCCTCGCCTGGGTGCAGCCCTGCGGCCGCTGTCACTACTGCGTGCACGCCAAGCCCCATCTCTGCGAGGCGGGTCTGCAGTCGGCGATGGCGGGCGAGGACTTCGTCTTCGAGAAGGACGGCATGCCGATCAGCCGCATGGCGGGCGTCGGCTCGTTCGCCGACCACACCGTCGTCAAGGCCAACGCGGCGATCAAGATCCGCGAGGACGCGCCGCTCGATCGCGCCTGCCTGGTGGGCTGCGGCGTCATGACCGGGGTCGGCGCGGCGATCAACACCGCCCGCGTGCAGCCCGGCGACGTGGTCGCCGTGTGGGGCTGCGGCGGCGTCGGCCTCAACGTCATCCAGGGCGCGGCCCTGGCCGGCGCGGCGCGCATCATCGCCGTCGACGTCGTGCCGTCGAAGCTCGAGATGGCGAAGCAGTTCGGCGCCACCGACGTGGTGAACGGCAAGGAGACCGACGCGGCGATGGCGATCCGCGAGCTCACCGGCGGCCTCGGCGTCGACTACGCCTTCGAGGTCATCGGCGCCGCCCCGGTGGTGTCCGAGGCCTACAACTCGCTCAAGCGCGGCGGCAAGGTGGTCGTCGTCGGCGTGCCGGCGATGGGCACCGACCTGACCATCCCCGGCTTCTCGCTCACCCTCGAGGAGAAGGGCGTCATCGGCTCGCTCTACGGCTCCGGCAATCTGCACCGCGACATGGTGAAGCTGATCGACCTCTACATGAGCAAGAAGCTCAAGATCGACGAGCTGGTGTCGCGCACCATCAAGCTCGACGACGTGAACGCCGCCTTCACGGCGATGGAGAAGGGCGAGGTGGCGCGCTCGGTGATCGCCTACTGA